Proteins encoded in a region of the Mucispirillum schaedleri ASF457 genome:
- a CDS encoding ArnT family glycosyltransferase, whose protein sequence is MDKSVVKLNQRTILAILIVFSILQALYNALLPIYLDEAYYWVWAMRPEFSYYDHPGMVAWMIYPFTFIANNEFTIRLSTVIAMSVTVWYLVKVSLEAFQNDEEKNTAWYVFFIFIANPAVHMGYVFITPDSPLMMFWAAGLYYTFMALKYGKTKDFIISGFLVGAMMLSKYAGILFPAAVFLYILICRRDVLKDYRLWVSLIIAILCLFPIFYWNYQYDWISIKFQYEHGTSSGFSFAGWDFILFILGSLFVIPTPVFGYVFLKYLWLKDYLHNKEVLFFIFLALVPMLFFFYKGFFKKMELNWIIPAFISSIILIGYAVAKYNMKKTFKYGIIFSLVLVVILKLAPVLPFPAHLNIAERLIGYKEAVIQFEKYIKDDDLIFSNHLTTASMLTFYLPEHPLTHINVPSRFSQYTIWDETDGIFNYDKEGVYFGKDDAYNFLKEKYSSVIPLEVIKVTPYNAFEKTFYVYRCIP, encoded by the coding sequence ATGGATAAGTCAGTAGTTAAGCTAAATCAGCGGACAATATTAGCGATTTTAATAGTTTTCAGTATTTTACAGGCACTTTATAATGCTCTTTTGCCTATTTATCTTGATGAAGCATATTACTGGGTATGGGCAATGCGTCCAGAATTCAGCTATTATGACCATCCTGGTATGGTTGCCTGGATGATTTATCCATTTACATTTATAGCAAATAATGAGTTTACTATTCGCTTATCTACTGTAATTGCAATGTCTGTTACAGTATGGTATCTCGTGAAAGTCAGTTTAGAAGCATTTCAGAATGATGAAGAAAAAAATACTGCATGGTATGTATTTTTTATTTTTATTGCAAATCCTGCAGTGCATATGGGTTATGTTTTTATTACACCAGATTCACCGCTTATGATGTTCTGGGCAGCTGGTCTTTACTATACATTTATGGCATTAAAATATGGCAAAACTAAGGATTTTATTATATCAGGTTTTCTTGTGGGAGCTATGATGCTTAGTAAGTATGCAGGTATTTTATTTCCTGCTGCTGTATTTTTATATATATTAATATGCAGGCGTGATGTATTAAAAGATTACAGACTTTGGGTTTCGCTTATTATTGCAATACTCTGCCTTTTTCCTATTTTTTACTGGAATTATCAGTATGACTGGATAAGTATAAAGTTTCAGTATGAGCATGGCACAAGTTCTGGTTTTTCATTTGCAGGCTGGGATTTTATTCTTTTTATATTAGGTAGTTTATTTGTTATACCTACACCTGTTTTTGGCTATGTATTTTTAAAATATTTATGGCTTAAAGATTATCTTCATAATAAAGAAGTGTTGTTTTTTATCTTTTTAGCTCTAGTTCCAATGCTTTTCTTTTTTTATAAAGGTTTTTTTAAGAAAATGGAGCTTAACTGGATTATTCCTGCATTTATTTCAAGTATTATATTAATAGGTTATGCTGTTGCAAAGTATAATATGAAAAAAACATTTAAATATGGTATTATTTTTTCATTAGTTTTAGTTGTTATATTAAAACTTGCACCTGTGCTGCCTTTTCCAGCACATTTAAATATTGCTGAAAGGCTTATAGGATATAAAGAAGCTGTAATTCAGTTTGAAAAATATATTAAAGATGATGATTTAATATTCAGCAACCATTTAACTACTGCATCAATGCTTACTTTTTATCTGCCAGAGCATCCATTAACTCATATTAATGTTCCGTCAAGATTTAGTCAGTATACTATATGGGATGAAACTGATGGGATATTTAATTATGATAAAGAAGGGGTATATTTTGGCAAAGATGATGCATATAATTTTTTAAAAGAAAAATACAGCTCTGTCATACCTTTGGAAGTGATAAAAGTAACTCCATATAATGCTTTTGAAAAAACATTTTATGTATACAGATGTATTCCTTAA
- a CDS encoding glycosyltransferase family 9 protein, with amino-acid sequence MKVDTMRFVDKYFGVPLCLIGTAIFKIFGRPKKNVKPKNILFIELSEMGSAILVDPAMQKAKKAFDADLFFLIFKKNKPSLQLLNTVDDKNIFTINADGIISLIKDTWKFLFWARKRKIDTCIDLELFSRYSGLLAGFAGADNIVAFNNFHGEGLYKGNMVTHKVMYNSHIHISKNFIAMVNALMSDKKELPYSKTKIYDSEIVLRKAEISEELKEKVAAKIQRIIPEYNGGGNKLILINPNASELLPQRRWDKNKYKDLINRILEEYKDVYVLITGAPNEKKEAEQLAHQCGDRCFSFAGAVKFSELIGLYELSKIMITNDSGPAHFAAVTSMPTIVIFGPETPALYSSLGKTRPVYANLACSPCVSAANHRKTPCKDNVCLQMITVDEVFNVFKEEYNG; translated from the coding sequence ATGAAAGTTGATACAATGAGATTTGTAGATAAATATTTTGGAGTGCCACTTTGTTTGATTGGCACTGCCATTTTTAAGATTTTTGGACGACCTAAAAAAAATGTTAAGCCTAAAAATATACTTTTTATAGAGCTTTCAGAAATGGGTAGTGCAATACTTGTAGACCCTGCTATGCAGAAAGCAAAAAAGGCTTTTGATGCAGACTTATTTTTCTTAATATTTAAAAAAAATAAACCATCATTACAGCTTTTAAATACGGTAGATGATAAAAATATTTTTACAATCAATGCAGATGGTATCATTTCTCTTATTAAAGATACATGGAAGTTTTTATTTTGGGCGAGAAAAAGAAAAATAGATACTTGTATAGATTTAGAATTATTTTCACGATATTCTGGTCTTTTAGCAGGTTTTGCAGGTGCAGATAACATAGTTGCATTTAATAATTTTCATGGGGAAGGTCTTTATAAAGGCAATATGGTTACTCATAAAGTCATGTATAACAGCCATATACATATATCCAAAAATTTTATAGCTATGGTTAATGCTCTTATGTCTGATAAAAAAGAACTGCCTTATTCTAAAACGAAAATATATGACAGTGAAATAGTGCTTAGAAAAGCAGAAATAAGCGAAGAATTGAAAGAAAAGGTAGCCGCAAAGATACAAAGGATTATACCAGAATATAATGGGGGGGGGAATAAACTTATTTTAATAAACCCTAATGCAAGCGAGCTTTTGCCACAAAGAAGGTGGGACAAGAATAAATATAAAGATTTAATAAATAGAATATTAGAAGAATATAAAGATGTGTATGTATTAATTACTGGTGCTCCTAATGAGAAAAAGGAAGCAGAACAGCTTGCGCATCAGTGCGGGGATAGATGTTTCAGCTTTGCTGGTGCTGTAAAATTTTCAGAATTAATTGGTTTGTATGAATTATCTAAAATTATGATAACAAATGATTCAGGTCCTGCACATTTTGCGGCAGTTACAAGTATGCCAACAATAGTTATATTTGGTCCAGAAACACCAGCATTATACAGCTCCCTTGGTAAAACAAGACCAGTATATGCTAACCTTGCATGCTCTCCGTGTGTTAGTGCTGCAAACCACAGAAAAACTCCATGTAAAGATAATGTATGCCTGCAAATGATTACAGTTGATGAAGTATTTAATGTATTTAAGGAAGAATATAATGGATAA
- a CDS encoding LptF/LptG family permease has protein sequence MSKFSLYLLKLFLKNLAVVSLFVMILLWLSSAYGNLNILDGYDYSAVDFIVVGIYSTILGINPIIPIIISVSIIVTMIILMRSNELLAYMVIGGSLARLSIPLVLIGVVISSFMLFMDYKAVPEVREVRENMLKTMRDMPVSNNASGFYDTWFLDKNQVITHISLVSISEKTIYGVDEYILDKNGRISNINKTEKLVKEDDKWVAYNTQQMSILSNPPEIKHIDRNVLNDDSWDRLISISTSDIRAYTPTELYTLIQLFREKGINTDTLELNLYYKFAYAVSVIVLIILLYPISINFSRNYSIVKNASLTFSISLVFILVQHSSRSLGSSGIIPPIAATFGPIIIFLCIGIFLIYYRSLAK, from the coding sequence GTGAGTAAATTCAGCTTGTATTTATTAAAATTATTTTTGAAAAATTTAGCTGTTGTATCTTTATTTGTTATGATACTTCTGTGGCTTTCTTCTGCTTATGGAAACCTTAATATATTAGACGGATATGACTATTCTGCTGTTGATTTTATTGTGGTAGGGATATACAGTACGATTTTGGGAATTAATCCTATTATACCGATAATTATTTCTGTAAGTATTATTGTTACAATGATAATACTCATGCGTAGTAATGAGCTGCTTGCATATATGGTTATAGGCGGCTCTCTTGCAAGGCTTTCTATTCCCCTTGTTTTAATAGGTGTAGTTATAAGCTCTTTTATGTTGTTTATGGACTATAAGGCTGTTCCAGAAGTACGTGAAGTCCGTGAAAATATGTTAAAAACTATGCGTGATATGCCTGTATCAAATAATGCCAGTGGCTTTTATGATACATGGTTTTTAGATAAAAATCAGGTTATTACCCATATATCTCTTGTTTCTATATCAGAAAAAACTATCTATGGTGTTGATGAATATATATTAGATAAAAATGGCAGAATATCTAATATTAATAAAACAGAAAAACTTGTAAAAGAAGATGATAAGTGGGTTGCATATAATACTCAGCAGATGAGTATATTAAGCAATCCGCCTGAAATTAAACATATTGATAGAAATGTATTAAATGATGATTCGTGGGACAGGCTTATATCTATATCTACCAGTGATATTCGTGCATATACACCTACTGAGTTATATACATTAATACAGCTTTTCAGAGAAAAGGGTATAAATACTGATACATTAGAGCTTAATTTATACTATAAATTTGCCTATGCAGTTTCTGTTATAGTTTTGATTATTTTGCTTTATCCTATATCTATTAATTTTTCAAGAAATTATTCTATTGTAAAAAATGCGTCTCTTACATTTTCAATTTCACTTGTATTTATATTAGTGCAGCACAGCAGCCGCTCACTTGGTTCAAGTGGGATTATACCCCCAATTGCTGCAACATTTGGACCTATTATCATATTTTTATGTATTGGAATATTTCTAATATATTATAGAAGTCTTGCAAAATAA
- a CDS encoding lysylphosphatidylglycerol synthase transmembrane domain-containing protein translates to MGQKLKFAVRLLVSIFLLGILIYIAGPAQIYKELINSRLDYNFAGFILILTGTFVAVYRWYIIMNELDFPKTPFLFYFKSYFRGIFFNQLLPSSIGGDAVKVIDTAKQLGCKKREAFVGVLIDRGLGIAGIFLLNLIFNNMAQGFLPKSSYYILNIISFSGTAGFIVFMFLHKIEYLNRFKFYQVISIPSKALWTVMAGFKKTFLQVILSLSIHIFTFAGVYMIARAFGVDLPLYAFMVIMPPVILLTIIPISLAGWGVREVSMVSLLSYSGIAQETALSISIIFGFTYVIQGLLGLYFFINSKKEINNES, encoded by the coding sequence ATGGGGCAAAAGTTAAAGTTTGCAGTTCGTCTTTTAGTTAGTATTTTTTTGCTTGGTATTTTAATATATATTGCAGGTCCTGCACAAATATATAAGGAATTAATAAACAGCAGACTAGATTATAATTTTGCAGGCTTCATTTTAATATTAACAGGCACTTTTGTTGCTGTATACCGCTGGTATATAATTATGAATGAGCTTGATTTTCCTAAAACTCCATTTTTATTTTATTTTAAAAGTTATTTCAGGGGTATATTTTTTAATCAGCTGCTGCCTTCATCTATTGGCGGCGATGCTGTTAAAGTAATAGATACAGCAAAACAGTTAGGATGTAAAAAACGGGAAGCATTTGTTGGTGTATTAATAGACAGAGGGCTTGGTATTGCAGGTATTTTCCTTTTAAACCTTATTTTTAACAATATGGCACAAGGTTTTCTGCCAAAATCAAGCTATTATATATTAAATATAATATCTTTTTCTGGGACAGCAGGTTTTATTGTTTTTATGTTTTTGCATAAAATAGAATATTTAAACAGATTTAAATTTTATCAAGTTATAAGTATTCCATCAAAAGCACTATGGACTGTTATGGCTGGTTTTAAAAAAACTTTTTTGCAGGTAATCTTGTCATTATCTATACATATATTTACTTTTGCAGGTGTATATATGATAGCAAGGGCTTTTGGGGTGGATTTGCCGCTCTATGCTTTTATGGTAATAATGCCGCCTGTAATACTGCTTACAATTATCCCTATTTCGCTTGCAGGCTGGGGTGTTAGAGAAGTCAGTATGGTAAGCCTTTTAAGTTATTCTGGTATTGCTCAGGAAACTGCTTTATCTATATCTATTATTTTTGGATTTACTTATGTAATACAAGGTCTTCTTGGATTATATTTTTTTATAAACAGTAAAAAGGAGATAAATAATGAAAGTTGA